The Accipiter gentilis chromosome 34, bAccGen1.1, whole genome shotgun sequence genome has a segment encoding these proteins:
- the ZFC3H1 gene encoding zinc finger C3H1 domain-containing protein isoform X3, with protein MDHTVFLTSNSAKTFGRSPSRKQNYSSKNENSVEESFEDLLLKYKQIQLELEYINKDERLALSNREENEQQDDDKTADTEDQITVENDSITTDAIKEVSPEEKNPVIAFQAFELKPLRQKLPTPAERSRLKKGKEGTKQSSQKSEVTESGQGTEDKEQTSVRKLSSSDVTSEKKLLDDEEEMSELQLRLLALQSASKKWQQKEQQVMKESKEKLTKTKSVTQKVKASTKAHSTKKPSATAKQALRKQQTKTSKKMQQQKEQDRRQKEEDQRKQEEEEERRKREEEIRKIRDLSNQEEQYNRFMKLVGGKRRSRSRSSDTDLRWSLDKQSTDSAGGIYQYDNYDEVAMDTDSETNSPAASPVQPPFFECPIGYFPPPVPPISLPLPPPIPPVPSLSQLYVEGISCVSLEPPPPLPPLPPEEPEQPPKPPFADEEEEEEMLLREELLKSLANKRAFRSEETSSNSGPPSPPVPDNLHSVPRSNLSAVSINTVSQPRVQNTKFVRVPRPPRAVITLPKHKSVVVTLNDSDDSESDGEPSNSTSSVFGGLESMIKEARRNVEASKIKAPPKSEKENDPMRTPEALPEDKKIEYRLLKEEIASREKQRLIRSDPLRNNSSPANSDGEVDGIGRIAVVTKQVTEAEAKLKKNRLLLMKDESVLKHLLQQEAKKRENVRIAENKINKLAEQLQATEKILNANKMFLKKLQEQIHKVQQRVTVKKALALKYGEELARAKAVASKEIGKRKLEQDHLPSKMLKLENSPASSPKKHSAELIALEKKRLQQLEYEYALKIQKLKEARALQTKEQSNIAPHAEEESEFALPQPSLHDLTQDKLSLDSEENYFDDEVLSNSNRERRRSFRESNSFTKPNLKHMDTPKQETVNKLSKKASEEPELFLGLNIDELKKLYAKADSLKELLVKSTAFIVPKEDLVCGQEISVDVDFVTSQNKQTDVKPFPFGPYHSPLLVFKSYRFSPYFRTKEKLYLSSVTYSNMIEPKQCFCRFDLTGTCNDDDCQWQHMKDCTLSRKQLFQDILSYNLELIGCSEKSTDEEISTATEKYVEKLFGINRDRMSVDQMAVLLASNVNESKSHTPPFTTWKDKRKWRPKYWRKPLLDSSSSEEEQFVGPIKYAHPTEHKKRVPALDAVVTPDDVRYFTSETDDISNLEASVQENPCDVQLWIKLAYKYLNQNEGSSSECLDSTLNVLARALENNKENPEIWCHYLRLFSKRGTKEEIQEMCETAVEYAPSYQIWWTFLNLENSFDGKDYVCGRMLQFLMEVTGGEENPNLLSFQLLETLLYRVQLSLFTGRHQNALVLLQNALKSANEKIISERLTVSDRCLAWLAYIHLTEFGILPVKFYDPANVSPSRVVNKEPFLIPWQTVQDVKTDPDTLLAMFEDAVQTCTDESLEADKRIAICFPLYRNMIALLKLLERWESAAELCKSLLELCPNNCQLLESLATLYVQMEQSDNAYKVWTGAFEKYPQNAEIFYQLCKFLVSQERSSSILPLLQDFVAAFFEDTCQQHGPMDLLRYLLNFPMPIEFTSPLYKEHLTDDVVNQQIPYLWQIYCLCQSLHVSVGEALDAYEAALGAVMQQETVQNIWLDYLVFINSKVVGSNNKVQEFKLFTDLVNRCLVTVPTRYPIPFSTADYWTNYEFHNKVILFYLSCIPKSQHSKALERFCSTMPANPGLALRLLLRYWEESNVQILKLQAKMFTYNIPTCLAIWKIAIAAECFLMGQREVHHLYQRALQKLPLCATLWKDQLLFEASGGGKTDNLRKLVSKCQEVGVSLDELLNLNTYRTESKNH; from the exons TTTTCTTGACCAGTAATTCAGCCAAAACTTTTGGAAGGTCTCCGTCTAGAAAGCAGAACTACtcttctaaaaatgaaaactctGTAGAAGAAAGTTTTGAGGACCTGCTCTTGAAGTATAAGCAGATACAATTAGAGCTTGAATACATTAATAAAGATGAACGACTGGCTTTGAgcaacagggaagaaaatgaacAACAAGATGATGATAAAACAGCAGACACTGAGGACCAAATAACTGTAGAAAATGACAGTATTACAACGGATGCTATAAAAGAAGTATCTCCTGAGGAGAAAAATCCGGTTATAGCCTTTCAGGCATTTGAACTGAAACCTCTCAGACAAAAACTGCCTACTCCAGCTGAGAGGAGcaggttaaaaaaaggcaaagaaggaaCGAAACAGTCATCGCAAAAATCTGAAGTCACAGAATCTGGCCAAG GTACAGAAGACAAAGAACAAACATCAGTGCGAAAGCTTAGCAGTTCAGATGTTACATCTGAAAAG aagctGCTTGATGATGAGGAGGAGATGTCTGAATTGCAACTTAGGCTTCTTGCACTTCAGTCTGCTAGTAAAAAATGGCAGCAAAAAGAACAACAGGTGatgaaggaaagcaaggaaaaattaacaaaaacGAAAAGTGTAACACAGAAAGTCAAAGCCAGTACAAAAGCACATTCAACAAAAAAACCTAGTGCTACAG ccaAGCAGGCTTTGAGGAAACAACAGACGAAGACGTCAAAAAAGatgcagcagcaaaaggaacaaGACAGGCGTCAGAAAGAGGAAGACCAGAGGaaacaagaagaggaagaggagagaagaaagagagaagaagaaatcagaaaaattaGGGACCTCTCAAATCAAGAAGAGCAGTACAATCGATTTATGAAGCTAGTTGGAGGAAAGAGGAGATCAAGAAGCAGG tcTTCAGATACGGACTTGAGATGGTCTTTGGATAAGCAGTCTACAGATAGTGCAGGAGGCATATATCAGTATGATAATTATGATGAAGTTGCTATGGATACAGATAGTGAAACTAACTCTCCAG ctgcttctccagtgCAACCTCCTTTCTTTGAGTGTCCAATAGGATATTTCCCACCTCCAGTACCACCAATTTCCTTGCCACTGCCACCTCCGATTCCA cCTGTACCGTCTTTGAGCCAACTTTATGTAGAGGGTATTTCTTGTGTTTCGCTTGAGCCGCCTCCACCTCTTCCACCTCTTCCCCCTGAAGAGCCTGAACAGCCACCAAAACCTCCATTTGccgatgaggaagaggaagaggagatgctGTTAAGAGAAGAATTACTCAAGTCTTTAGCCAACAAACGAGCTTTCAGATCTGAG gAAACTTCAAGTAACAGTGGTCCACCTTCCCCTCCTGTTCCAGATAATTTGCACTCTGTGCCAAGAAGCAATCTGTCCGCTGTCAGTATTAATACTGTGTCTCAGCCACGGGTACAAAATACAAAGTTTGTCAGAGTACCAAGGCCTCCACGAGCAGTGATCACA CTTCCAAAACACAAGTCTGTTGTGGTTACATTAAATGACTCGGATGATAGTGAGTCTGATGGAGAGCCATCTAACTCAACTAGCAGTGTGTTTGGAGGACTAGAATCTATGATAAAAGAAGCAAGGAGAAATGTTGAG GCCTCAAAAATCAAAGCCCCtccaaaatcagaaaaagaaaatgatccAATGAGAACTCCAGAGGCTCTACCAGAAGATAAGAAGATAGAATACAGGCTCTTAAAAGAAGAGATTGCCAG TCGTGAGAAGCAACGCTTAATTAGGTCTGATCCACTGAGGAACAATTCATCACCTGCAAATTCTGATGGTGAAGTTGATGGAATTGGGAGAATAGCAGTAGTGACAAAACAAGtcacagaagcagaagcaaagcTTAAGAAAAACAG ACTTCTATTGATGAAGGATGAATCTGTCTTGAAACATTTGTTGCAACAAGAGgccaagaagagagaaaatgttcgaattgctgaaaataaaattaacaaactggctgaacagctaCAAGCAACAGAGAAGATCTTGAATGCTAATAAGATGTTTCTCAAGAAGCTTCAGGAACAA attcatAAAGTTCAACAACGAGTTACAGTAAAAAAAGCTCTGGCATTAAAATATGGGGAAGAACTTGCTCGAGCAAAAGCAGTAGCAAGTAAGGAAATTGGGAAACGAAAACTGGAGCAAGATCATCTT ccaaGCAAAATGTTGAAATTGGAGAACTCCCCTGCATCAAGTCCAAAAAAGCATTCAGCAGAATTGATTGCACTAGAGAAAAAACGACTACAGCAACTAGAATATGAATATGCTCTAAAGATTCAGAAATTGAAAGAGGCCCGCGCACTTCAAACCAAGGAACAATCAAATATTGCACCTCATGCAGAAGAGGAATCTGAATTTGCATTACCCCAGCCATCACTTCATGATCTTACACAGGATAAATTGTCTTTGGACAGTGAAGAAAACTACTTCGATGATGAAGTTCTGTCTAATTCAAACCGAGAACGAAGGAGATCTTTCAGAGAATCTAATTCTTTCACTAAACCAAATCTTAAGCACATGGACACTCCAAAACAAGAAACTGTAAACAAACTTTCTAAAAAGGCATCAGAGGAGCCTGAGCTGTTCCTTGGGTTGAATATTGATGAACTGAAAAAACTTTATGCTAAAGCTGACAGCTTGAAAGAGCTGCTAGTGAAAAGTACTGCCTTTATAGTACCTAAGGAAGATCTGGTGTGTGGTCAG GAAATTTCAGTTGATGTGGATTTTGTTACATcgcaaaataaacaaactgatgTGAAACCATTTCCATTTGGACCGTATCATAGTCCTCTTCTAGTATTTAAATCCTACAG GTTCAGTCCGTATTTTCGAACCAAGGAAAAACTGTACCTCAGTTCAGTAACATATAGCAATATGATTGAGCCAAAACAGTGTTTCTGCCGTTTTGATTTAACAGGCACATGCAATGATGATGACTGTCAGTG gcaGCACATGAAGGATTGCACTCTTAGCCGTAAGCAGCTGTTTCAGGATATTCTGTCTTACAATTTAGAACTGATTGGCTGTTCAGAAAAAAGCACTGATGAGGAAATCAGCACTGCCACAG aaaaatatgttgaaaaaCTTTTTGGTATAAACAGAGACCGTATGTCAGTGGATCAGATGGCTGTTCTTCTGGCCAGCAATGTCAATGAGAGTAAAAGTCACA CACCTCCATTTACAACAtggaaagataaaaggaaatggagaccgaagtaCTGGAGGAAACCTCTGTTAGATAGTAGCAGCAGTGAAGAGGAACAGTTCGTTGGACCTATTAAATATG ccCATCCCACAGAACATAAAAAAAGAGTTCCAGCTCTTGATGCTGTGGTGACTCCAGATGATGTCCGGTATTTTACAAGTGAGACTGATGACATTTCCAACTTGGAGGCAAGTGTCCAAGAAAACCCCTGTGATGTACAGCTTTGGATTAAACTTGCATATAAATACTTGAATCAAAATGAAGG ctcATCATCTGAGTGTTTAGATTCTACTTTAAATGTTTTGGCTCGAGCTCTTGAGAACaacaaagaaaatcctgaaatttGGTGTCATTACCTCAGACTCTTCTCAAAAAGAGGAACCAAGGAGGAGATACAGGAAATGTGTGAAACAGCAGTGGAATATGCTCCCTCTTATCAAATCTGGTggaca TTTCTGAATTTGGAGAATTCCTTTGATGGAAAAGACTATGTTTGTGGGAGGATGCTACAGTTCCTAATGGAAGTGACAGGgggagaagaaaatccaaatcTCTTGTCCTTTCAGCTGCTGGAGACTCTCCTGTATAGGGTTCAATTAAGCCTATTTACAGGAAGACATCAGAATGCTCTTGTTCTGCTGCAG AATGCTTTAAAATCAGCAAATGAAAAGATAATATCAGAACGCCTTACTGTAAGTGACCGTTGCTTGGCTTGGCTGGCTTACATACATCTAACTGAATTTGGCATTCTCCCAGTCAAGTTCTATGATCCAGCTAATGTCAGTCCTTCAAGGGTCGTGAACAAAGAGCCATTTTTAATACCATGGCAAACAGTTCAAGATGTGAAGACTGATCCTGATACACTGTTAGCTATGTTTGAAG ATGCGGTCCAAACATGTACTGATGAAAGCCTTGAGGCTGACAAAAGAATAGCTATCTGCTTTCCTCTCTACAGAAACATGATAGCTTTGCTGAAACTTCTGGAAAG GTGGGAGTCTGCTGCAGAACTTTGTAAATCTTTATTGGAGCTCTGCCCTAACAACTGTCAGCTCTTGGAGAGTTTGGCCACCTTGTATGTGCAGATGGAGCAGAGTGACAATGCCTACAAAGTGTGGACTGGAGCTTTTGAGAAGTATCCTCAGAATGCAGAAATTTTTTATCAGTTGTGTAAATTCCTTGTTTCACAG gaAAGGTCAAGCAGTATTCTTCCGCTGTTGCAAGATTTTGTGGCAGCTTTCTTTGAGGATACATGCCAACAGCATGGTCCCATGGATCTCTTAAG ATACCTCTTGAATTTTCCAATGCCAATTGAATTTACATCACCTCTCTATAAAGAGCATCTTACAGATGATGTTGTAAACCAGCAAATCCCATATCTGTGGCAGATCTACTG TTTGTGCCAGTCTCTTCATGTGAGTGTTGGTGAAGCACTGGATGCTTATGAAGCAGCTCTGGGGGCAGTGATGCAGCAGGAAACTGTTCAGAACATCTGGCTGGA ttacCTTGTTTTTATCAATAGCAAAGTTGTTGGATCCAACAACAAAGTTCAAGAATTCAAGCTTTTTACTGACCTAGTGAACAGATGTCTGGTTACGGTCCCCACACGATACCCAATTCCTTTTAGTACTGCTGATTATTGGACCAATTATGAGTTTCATAATAAG gtaattcttttttatttgagCTGCATTCCAAAATCTCAACATTCCAAAGCCTTGGAACGGTTTTGTTCTACCATGCCTGCTAATCCTGGACTTGCACTGAG